In the genome of Chryseobacterium sp. 52, the window TTTTTTCGGTAGGTCTTGTGTTTGTTTTCATGGCATACACAAAGAGTTTGTTTCGGTTGGCTACCCATAGCATAGGTGGAACGTTTGCTATTCCATTGGGAATACCAAGGGTTTCCGTAAAGTGCATTTCCCTGCCCATGGCTTTGGTAAACCAAATCACCACGCCATTGTGAACAGGGTCAATCTGTAAAATATGGCTCCCCATAATGCCCTGTGACTTGAGAAAAGGCTGATTTTTTTCTGTGGCTACCTTTAGTGATTTTGCCAATTGTCCTGCTTCTCTTTCGGTCAGGGGATGGGCATTAATAAGACAACCTCTTTGATCCATATCAAAATGTTCAACATAGACCTCTTGCTTCCTTTCACCAGCCTCATAGAATACCAAAGCCGATTTGGGATGGTAGAGTGCATTGAAATTCTCCGTAATGTCATGTAGATTACTCATCGTTTTTTCTTTTATAATTGCTTAATAGGTAGATTAGGTCATCCATTAAAGTAAACAGGCGTTTTTCAAAATCGAGATTACTTTCTTCCAAAGGATTACCGTCAAAGCGTTTGCAAAGGGTGGGTTCTTCGATTTTTCCGTATTCGTTAAATTCGTTGTTGACACATTCAAGAAGGTTTTCTGCAAGCCATCCGCTGCTATCGGCATAGAAGGAAACATACTTATCCATTGTGATGGTTTCTTCTTCGTGTTCTCCTTGATACCCGTCACTCTCTTCATTTTTAGTCCCTGCGTTCCTGTAATAGGTCGAGTTGGGGTATTTTTCATAAAGATATAGGGCGTTTTGAGCAACCTGCCTGCATTCTTTTTCAAAATCATTATGAGGTTTAAAGGCAATCAAACGGTCTTTAAATACATCAAGATTTTTTCTGTTGAACAGTTTCTGCTCCATTTTCTCACCCACCCATTGCGCTTCACAAAGTTCTCTTTTATAGTGGGTGGTGTCGTCTGCTTCCTGATCATCTTCCACCCAATTACCGAGCATTTCATATTCCCAGTAGAGGTAGCTTCCTTGCTGTCTGTAATAGGGAATGTCGGCCATATGATACAGATAGGAGCATACCGATAGCAGCAGTTGGGCTGCTTTCTTTTTGCTGCTGTCCCTGAGCATCAGAAAAAGTGGTATAATCGGAATATAATAGAGGGTAGCCCCTATGAAATGACATTCCTGACTGACAAGGTAGGCTTTGTCGGCATCCTGTACCAATCGCAGACTGTTCCAATTTCCCACTTTTTTCTTCAAAAAGTTCTCTGTTTCCCAAATAGAATAAGCAATATTATAGGGATAACCCAATGGTTTTGTGTGGTTAAGTTCTGCTATTCCATAGTGGTTGGCAAGTCTGCTTAAGGACTTATAAAAATCGTTTTCTAAAACTTGAATTTCTTCAGGTGGCTTCATTGCACCTCCTTTAAGCAGTTTCGGCATGAATGTGGTCTTTAAAAAAGCATGGGCAGTTGGGATATCGGGACTGATTTCCTTGTGTCCTTTTTGATTTCTGCGGCATCCTTTGGTCTTTGCATCCATAATGCAAATTCCCCCAACTGGCGGTACAGCTGTTTTTGCCGTTTTTCTTCGGGGAGTTGGATGGTGCCCGATAGGGTAAGTGATTTCATTATACATTGTTTTGATTTTTAGGTAATTATTATCCTTTTGTTCCCATTACGCTCTCAAAGCGTATTTCAACCCTGTCATCTTTGATTTTGGGTTTTGATATGGTGGCAGTAGTCAAA includes:
- a CDS encoding PRTRC system protein B, whose protein sequence is MSNLHDITENFNALYHPKSALVFYEAGERKQEVYVEHFDMDQRGCLINAHPLTEREAGQLAKSLKVATEKNQPFLKSQGIMGSHILQIDPVHNGVVIWFTKAMGREMHFTETLGIPNGIANVPPMLWVANRNKLFVYAMKTNTRPTEKTLLYHAPFFNVYSDGNVCMGTVDVRIRKTASLEEFTNSWENYFFNSYFSHLVNSHNPIKGNCASLWKKMTGSNENFPKNTLKKADKTLKNLLK